In Bacillus sp. KH172YL63, one genomic interval encodes:
- a CDS encoding GNAT family N-acetyltransferase: protein MEETKTFHIREVKREDAQAILHIHREVLSENNYFISVLEEFGRTDEEQIDWVQGILANERETLLVAEMNNRIVGWLVFKSQERRRLMHTGSFGVMIQRDFRGRGIGRELIMELLDWAEKNPLLEKISLGVFSTNERAISLYKQLGFQEEGRKVKEFKFGENEYVDDILMYKLV, encoded by the coding sequence ATGGAAGAAACGAAAACATTTCACATTCGAGAGGTGAAAAGGGAGGACGCCCAGGCGATTTTACACATTCATCGGGAAGTACTTTCGGAAAACAATTATTTTATATCGGTGTTGGAAGAATTCGGGAGAACCGATGAGGAACAAATTGACTGGGTTCAAGGGATTCTGGCCAATGAACGGGAAACGTTGCTAGTGGCCGAAATGAATAACCGGATTGTGGGATGGCTTGTATTCAAGTCTCAGGAACGCAGGAGGCTGATGCATACCGGAAGCTTCGGGGTCATGATTCAACGTGACTTTAGAGGTAGAGGGATCGGCCGTGAATTGATAATGGAGCTGCTGGACTGGGCTGAAAAAAATCCTCTTCTTGAAAAGATCAGCCTTGGTGTGTTCTCGACAAATGAAAGGGCCATCTCACTGTACAAACAATTAGGGTTTCAGGAAGAAGGCCGAAAAGTAAAAGAGTTTAAATTCGGAGAAAATGAATATGTTGATGATATCTTAATGTATAAATTGGTATGA
- a CDS encoding GNAT family N-acetyltransferase, whose product MSIEVIRKDWIMNIHVKRLMEPETEVLAALNRWDNDPAIVHFIRPSKNKDELECRREMTWEGLEERLGVQPVFLIYLDGTLVGEMNYMIDPGHLFNKTPGTAWIGITIGEREARGKGVGYQAMKYLEKEIHKQGLKRIELGVFAFNEHAQHLYKQLGYKEIGRVPDFTFWNGKMWDDIRMEKYVVVDL is encoded by the coding sequence GTGAGCATAGAAGTCATTAGAAAGGACTGGATCATGAATATACATGTGAAACGACTGATGGAACCGGAAACGGAAGTGTTGGCTGCATTGAATCGTTGGGACAATGATCCTGCCATCGTCCACTTCATCCGCCCAAGCAAAAATAAAGATGAATTGGAATGCCGAAGGGAAATGACATGGGAAGGGTTGGAAGAACGCTTGGGGGTGCAGCCTGTTTTTCTCATTTATTTGGATGGGACACTGGTGGGGGAAATGAATTATATGATCGACCCGGGGCATTTATTCAATAAAACACCGGGTACTGCCTGGATCGGAATCACAATCGGGGAAAGAGAAGCAAGGGGTAAGGGTGTTGGCTATCAGGCGATGAAATACCTGGAAAAGGAGATACACAAACAGGGGCTGAAACGGATTGAATTAGGAGTCTTCGCCTTCAATGAACATGCTCAACATCTATATAAACAACTTGGTTATAAAGAAATTGGCAGGGTTCCGGATTTTACCTTTTGGAACGGGAAGATGTGGGATGATATACGGATGGAAAAGTATGTTGTGGTAGATCTATGA
- a CDS encoding GNAT family N-acetyltransferase yields MNDHVKLNPVDPERVKDYMPLLLMADESEEIIMEYLYDGEVYAVESEGHTVGVLIMTDVSSRVVEVRNMAVAPAYRGRGIGKMVLDQITSLYSGKGKRKIIVGTANSSIANLAFYQKAGFRLTCVKKDFFKRYPDPIYENGIRALDMVMMEKEL; encoded by the coding sequence ATGAATGATCATGTGAAACTTAATCCGGTAGACCCCGAAAGAGTAAAAGATTATATGCCTTTGTTGCTCATGGCGGATGAAAGTGAAGAAATCATCATGGAGTATCTTTATGATGGGGAAGTGTACGCGGTGGAAAGTGAAGGTCATACCGTGGGAGTGTTGATCATGACCGATGTATCTTCTCGTGTTGTTGAAGTCAGAAACATGGCGGTGGCCCCTGCTTATCGGGGGAGGGGTATCGGAAAAATGGTTTTGGATCAAATCACTTCACTTTACTCCGGCAAAGGAAAGCGGAAAATCATCGTAGGGACTGCCAATTCCAGCATAGCCAATCTGGCATTCTATCAAAAAGCCGGTTTTCGCTTGACCTGCGTAAAGAAAGACTTTTTCAAGCGGTATCCCGATCCGATTTATGAAAATGGTATCAGGGCGTTGGATATGGTGATGATGGAAAAAGAATTATAA
- a CDS encoding class I SAM-dependent methyltransferase: MQENIDEQDDLLRMLDSFLRQPAPFWDEFFSDRDKPVPIFMNAPDENLVSYVEKGLVSKGKVLDVGCGPGRNALYLAEMGFEVDAVDASKVSLNWASERAEEKNLSINFLHQNIFDAPFETATYDFIYDSGCFHHIAPHRRMSYIEMVEASLKIGGSFGITCFLPGGKLGGADISDWEVYRNGSLSGGLGYSKERLISIFHMLEPVEVRTMKDQGDSDKLFGVSELLTALFVKK, from the coding sequence ATGCAAGAAAACATTGATGAACAAGATGATTTATTAAGGATGCTGGACTCTTTTTTACGGCAACCTGCCCCGTTTTGGGATGAATTTTTCTCTGACCGGGACAAACCGGTGCCGATCTTTATGAATGCGCCTGATGAAAACCTTGTGTCTTATGTGGAAAAGGGCCTGGTATCGAAGGGGAAGGTGCTGGATGTTGGCTGTGGACCCGGGAGGAACGCACTTTATCTCGCTGAAATGGGATTCGAGGTGGATGCTGTCGATGCTTCAAAGGTGTCGCTGAACTGGGCAAGTGAAAGGGCCGAGGAGAAAAATCTCTCAATCAATTTTTTGCACCAAAATATATTTGATGCCCCCTTTGAAACCGCCACATACGATTTCATTTATGATTCTGGCTGTTTTCATCATATTGCCCCTCATAGAAGAATGAGTTACATAGAAATGGTAGAGGCTTCCCTGAAAATCGGAGGATCCTTTGGGATCACGTGCTTCCTGCCGGGAGGTAAGCTTGGCGGCGCCGATATATCCGATTGGGAAGTGTACAGGAACGGTTCATTGTCCGGTGGCCTGGGCTATTCTAAAGAAAGGCTTATCAGCATTTTTCACATGTTGGAGCCGGTTGAAGTGAGGACGATGAAGGATCAGGGTGATTCTGATAAGTTGTTTGGGGTCTCTGAATTACTGACAGCCCTCTTTGTCAAGAAATAG
- a CDS encoding LysR family transcriptional regulator: protein MDLNVLKTFLTAAELNHFGKAAERLYISQPTVTVHIKTLEKELGVTLFERTGKKIKLTEAGRSYVTHARKLLEMYEDGLTTLRSFQQGYTTKLNIAVSPLIADNVLPFVLRKYVEIHPEVEISIDIIESEQIENAVLYEKADIGLSCLPCYSKELEATVLYTDKVVLVAPHDGRDFESAYPLEEEELLAAYHVFTHNHPAYWDELARNIQRVYPYSKMMKVSQTHITKRFIAEGLGVSYLPAGTVRRELLEGRLLEVETSAFPLPEAKTFAITKYQHQAQKGFLRFLSQFRL from the coding sequence ATGGACCTGAATGTGTTGAAGACTTTTCTCACTGCAGCTGAATTGAACCATTTTGGAAAAGCTGCTGAACGCTTGTATATCTCACAGCCTACGGTGACCGTTCACATCAAAACATTAGAAAAAGAATTGGGAGTCACTTTATTTGAACGTACCGGAAAGAAAATCAAATTAACGGAGGCCGGCAGATCCTATGTAACCCATGCCCGAAAATTACTGGAGATGTATGAGGACGGGCTCACCACACTTCGGTCCTTTCAACAAGGATATACAACAAAGTTGAACATTGCCGTCTCACCGCTCATTGCTGATAATGTGCTGCCTTTTGTATTGAGGAAATATGTAGAAATTCACCCGGAGGTCGAGATCTCGATTGACATCATCGAGTCAGAACAAATTGAAAATGCCGTTCTGTACGAAAAAGCCGATATCGGCCTCTCCTGTCTCCCTTGCTACAGCAAGGAACTCGAAGCGACTGTGTTATACACGGATAAAGTTGTCCTTGTAGCACCCCACGATGGCCGTGATTTCGAATCTGCCTATCCACTGGAAGAAGAAGAACTGCTTGCAGCCTATCATGTATTCACCCATAATCATCCAGCCTACTGGGATGAACTGGCGAGGAACATTCAGCGGGTATATCCTTACAGCAAAATGATGAAAGTCTCACAGACACACATTACAAAACGGTTCATTGCAGAAGGGTTAGGGGTTTCCTATCTACCGGCAGGCACGGTCCGGAGGGAACTGTTAGAAGGAAGATTACTAGAGGTAGAAACTTCTGCTTTCCCTTTGCCGGAAGCAAAAACATTCGCCATCACCAAATATCAGCATCAGGCACAGAAAGGGTTTCTTCGATTTTTGTCTCAGTTTCGCTTATAA
- a CDS encoding citrate synthase/methylcitrate synthase, whose product MFSKGLKGIVAAQTSISEVNGEEGVLIYRGFEVGDLIHRSFEEIAFLIWMGRLPDKREAENITGEMKALRSLSPVMEKVLSSLPADMDMMSVIRTVISAEGDERYNWKPSIEQAVRLTAVLPAIIAGRYHMLNGTDMDEPDPDLSHVANYLFMLTGRRPSRTVVDALETYMILTMEHGMNASAFSARVTASTESDMVSAITSAIGTMKGPLHGGAPSAVIELLEEIGTPDQAEHVLRRKLLQGEKLMGFGHRVYKTHDPRAAALRNKLSTSIGGDQSLDLALIVEETGIELLKEFKPGRSLYTNVEFYAAAIMKSIQLETSLFTPTFTASRIVGWTAHVLEQAEDNTIYRPQSEYVGQQRKSAFKE is encoded by the coding sequence ATGTTCAGCAAAGGATTGAAAGGAATTGTAGCGGCACAAACGTCGATCAGCGAGGTGAACGGAGAAGAAGGAGTGCTCATTTATCGGGGATTTGAGGTCGGGGACTTGATCCATCGGTCATTTGAAGAGATTGCGTTCTTAATATGGATGGGACGCTTACCCGATAAGCGTGAAGCGGAAAATATCACAGGAGAAATGAAGGCCCTTCGATCGCTGTCTCCTGTTATGGAGAAGGTGCTTTCTTCGCTGCCTGCTGACATGGATATGATGAGCGTGATCAGGACTGTCATATCTGCCGAAGGGGATGAGCGTTATAACTGGAAGCCGTCCATCGAACAGGCGGTGAGATTGACGGCGGTGCTTCCTGCAATCATTGCCGGCAGGTACCATATGTTAAATGGGACAGATATGGACGAACCAGATCCGGATTTGTCTCATGTTGCAAATTATTTATTCATGCTGACAGGAAGGCGGCCTTCAAGAACCGTTGTTGATGCATTGGAAACGTATATGATTCTGACGATGGAACACGGCATGAATGCCTCTGCATTCTCGGCAAGAGTGACAGCTTCGACAGAGTCAGACATGGTGTCAGCGATTACATCTGCCATCGGAACAATGAAAGGACCACTTCACGGGGGAGCGCCATCTGCCGTCATTGAACTGCTGGAGGAAATCGGTACCCCGGATCAAGCCGAACATGTCCTGAGAAGAAAACTTCTTCAAGGGGAGAAGCTGATGGGCTTTGGCCACCGGGTGTATAAGACACATGATCCGCGGGCAGCGGCACTCCGAAACAAGCTCTCGACGTCCATAGGGGGAGATCAATCCCTTGATTTAGCCTTGATTGTAGAGGAGACAGGTATTGAATTGTTAAAGGAATTCAAACCAGGAAGATCTCTTTACACGAATGTAGAATTTTATGCAGCAGCCATCATGAAGTCCATTCAGCTTGAAACCTCACTCTTTACACCGACCTTCACCGCAAGCCGGATCGTCGGGTGGACTGCCCATGTGCTAGAACAGGCTGAGGATAATACGATATACAGACCTCAATCAGAATATGTGGGACAACAAAGAAAAAGTGCATTTAAAGAGTAA
- a CDS encoding VOC family protein, with translation MISKVGQIMLYVKDQDKAVAFWRDKLGFAVVREVSNQGMRWIEIAPSEKAETTIVLHDKELISQLEPELNLGTPSLMMFSDNLEALHSRLHAEHITVGEMVDMPGGKVFNFADSEGNYFAVMENVRVK, from the coding sequence ATGATCAGTAAAGTAGGGCAAATCATGTTATATGTAAAAGACCAGGACAAAGCGGTGGCGTTCTGGCGGGACAAACTCGGGTTTGCCGTTGTGAGAGAAGTGAGCAATCAGGGGATGAGATGGATTGAAATCGCTCCGTCGGAAAAAGCAGAAACAACGATTGTTCTTCATGACAAAGAACTGATTTCGCAATTGGAGCCGGAATTAAACCTCGGTACCCCCTCGCTTATGATGTTTTCCGACAACCTTGAGGCGCTTCACTCCCGCCTGCATGCTGAACACATCACCGTAGGGGAGATGGTAGACATGCCTGGGGGTAAAGTATTTAACTTTGCAGACAGCGAAGGAAATTATTTTGCGGTGATGGAAAACGTAAGGGTTAAATAG
- a CDS encoding aldo/keto reductase, with amino-acid sequence MIEGYATFKGTRNIIGRNGLSGRRTPYFMAAPIGIGTHLGEMNETDSGLYRQGMEYGLIHGLNFIDTAINYRGMRSERDVGYVLNSLIEEKGLLQRDEVIISTKGGLIPGDVLQNLVPAAYLQQVLLEGNILSESDLNVVGNVKHVMSPRYYQFAIEQSRQHLQLSTIDIYYIHNPEISKMMLPEEIFYGQLEELFAMLENQVKRGNIRHYGLATWRGLIAPPDDKGYISIQEAVKRAKSVAGEDHHFRFLQFPLNSIRNEAVTFNNQKMKNKWMTVVEAAKEAGLYSTTSAPFELGKLTGEGSVKHLLKKIISTEEVLSTMVGMKQVKHIKENLEVLKGINV; translated from the coding sequence ATGATAGAAGGATATGCCACTTTTAAAGGGACAAGGAATATTATCGGGAGAAATGGATTGTCTGGTCGACGAACACCCTATTTTATGGCTGCTCCAATCGGAATCGGTACTCACCTGGGGGAAATGAACGAAACAGATTCAGGGTTATATAGACAGGGAATGGAATATGGACTGATTCATGGTCTTAATTTCATCGATACGGCCATCAATTACCGGGGGATGCGTTCTGAAAGGGACGTAGGGTACGTATTAAACAGTCTTATAGAAGAGAAAGGGTTGCTTCAGCGTGACGAAGTGATTATATCCACAAAAGGCGGATTGATCCCAGGTGATGTTTTACAAAATCTTGTTCCGGCAGCCTATCTACAGCAAGTACTGTTGGAGGGAAATATCCTTTCTGAATCGGATCTGAATGTAGTCGGAAATGTGAAGCATGTCATGTCTCCACGCTACTATCAATTTGCGATAGAACAGAGCAGGCAGCACCTGCAGCTCTCCACCATTGATATTTACTATATTCATAACCCTGAAATCTCGAAAATGATGCTTCCGGAAGAAATATTTTATGGTCAATTGGAAGAGTTATTCGCCATGTTGGAGAATCAGGTGAAACGGGGCAATATTCGTCACTATGGTTTGGCCACATGGAGAGGTCTGATTGCACCCCCTGATGACAAGGGATACATTTCAATCCAAGAAGCCGTGAAGCGGGCTAAATCGGTTGCAGGGGAGGATCATCATTTTCGCTTTCTTCAATTTCCCCTAAACAGTATAAGAAACGAAGCTGTTACTTTTAACAACCAAAAGATGAAAAATAAATGGATGACGGTAGTGGAAGCGGCAAAAGAAGCAGGGTTATACTCTACAACCAGTGCCCCGTTCGAGTTAGGGAAGCTAACCGGTGAAGGTTCCGTCAAACATCTATTGAAAAAGATCATCTCAACCGAAGAGGTGCTTTCAACGATGGTTGGAATGAAGCAAGTGAAACATATAAAAGAAAATCTTGAAGTGTTGAAAGGTATTAATGTTTGA
- a CDS encoding VOC family protein gives MNSINGRVVGFELSSQEPEKAVAFYSNVFGWDVAPPQWDYWRVNTGEGVSGGISKGPGDHPHGTRIQIEVDSIDEAITAAIDNGAMVVREKMEFDHFYLAYLVDPTGVGFGLIENK, from the coding sequence ATGAATTCAATTAACGGAAGGGTAGTAGGGTTTGAGTTATCGAGCCAGGAACCGGAAAAGGCCGTTGCTTTTTATTCAAACGTGTTTGGTTGGGATGTGGCACCGCCTCAATGGGACTATTGGAGAGTCAATACCGGTGAAGGAGTAAGCGGGGGAATCAGCAAAGGACCGGGTGACCACCCTCACGGAACGCGTATTCAAATTGAGGTGGATTCAATCGATGAGGCCATCACGGCGGCCATAGACAACGGAGCGATGGTCGTGCGGGAAAAAATGGAGTTTGATCATTTTTACCTAGCGTATCTTGTAGATCCAACAGGAGTGGGATTTGGATTGATTGAGAATAAATGA
- a CDS encoding NUDIX domain-containing protein, whose protein sequence is MFKTVIGLSEINGEREKKVRTAVRAVILRDDTILLMHTNRGDYKFPGGGVEAGETLAAALVREVIEETGYVHCSVGEPFGMVTQRHRDVYDPEILFEMNSHYFLCQLLDNERIPQQLEKYETELNMEAKWVPVEEAIRANEELMSEYDHNQWLIRENFVLRELQQKQKQTFSS, encoded by the coding sequence ATGTTTAAAACCGTAATAGGGTTAAGTGAAATAAATGGTGAGCGTGAAAAGAAAGTAAGGACTGCAGTAAGAGCCGTCATTCTCCGGGATGATACAATCCTCCTCATGCATACCAACAGGGGAGACTATAAATTCCCCGGTGGCGGGGTCGAAGCAGGTGAGACGCTTGCAGCGGCGCTGGTAAGGGAAGTGATTGAAGAGACGGGGTATGTACACTGCAGCGTAGGAGAGCCCTTTGGGATGGTCACGCAGAGGCACAGGGATGTATATGACCCGGAAATATTATTCGAAATGAATTCCCATTACTTTCTCTGTCAATTACTGGACAACGAGCGGATACCCCAACAGTTGGAGAAGTATGAAACAGAGCTGAATATGGAGGCGAAATGGGTTCCGGTGGAGGAAGCCATCCGTGCAAATGAAGAGCTGATGAGCGAGTACGATCATAACCAATGGCTCATCCGGGAGAATTTTGTTTTGAGGGAATTACAACAGAAGCAGAAACAAACGTTTTCAAGCTAA
- a CDS encoding GNAT family N-acetyltransferase: MKIAETERLMLRWVETDDAGFILTLLNEPGWLKYIGDKGIRTLEDAEKYILNGPKAMYQREGFGLFLVERKVDYVPIGLCGLIKRDGLEDVDIGFAFLEARQSQGFAYEAALAVISFSKDKGLNRLVAITTKDNTASSNLLEKLGMKHEGYVVLPHDCEELKKYGMDL, encoded by the coding sequence ATGAAAATTGCAGAAACGGAAAGACTCATGCTCAGATGGGTCGAAACGGATGATGCCGGATTTATTCTGACATTATTAAATGAACCAGGCTGGCTAAAATATATCGGTGATAAAGGCATCAGGACACTTGAAGATGCAGAGAAATATATTCTCAATGGTCCGAAGGCCATGTACCAGCGTGAAGGATTCGGACTTTTCCTCGTGGAACGAAAAGTGGATTACGTTCCCATCGGGCTGTGCGGACTAATCAAGCGGGATGGACTAGAAGATGTCGATATCGGCTTCGCGTTCCTGGAAGCCCGTCAATCTCAAGGTTTTGCCTATGAAGCGGCTCTTGCTGTGATCTCATTCTCCAAAGACAAAGGATTGAACAGACTGGTTGCGATTACGACAAAAGATAACACCGCTTCCTCAAACCTTCTCGAAAAACTCGGAATGAAGCACGAAGGGTATGTGGTACTACCACATGATTGTGAAGAGTTGAAGAAGTACGGGATGGACTTATAA
- a CDS encoding pentapeptide repeat-containing protein yields the protein MSKTFKIEVPKIPSDLPSADLSAVNTDEDPILSNGKIEQTRMEHIHIDSLLLTKMRFKHVSFIGSSFPHIDMTDVVFENCDFSNVTFSEGIIHRVTFDGCKLIGADFSEATLGNVRFVGCLSNMSDFADARLKQVLFSDTSLQNANFSGVKLVKVGYDQCDIHDVDFTSTSLKGIDVSTCTFSRINVSLEHLPGCRVSPEQAIGFAKLLGLEVSD from the coding sequence ATGTCGAAAACTTTCAAAATTGAAGTGCCAAAGATTCCGTCCGATTTGCCATCTGCTGACCTCAGCGCTGTCAACACTGATGAGGACCCTATCCTGTCAAACGGCAAAATCGAGCAAACACGTATGGAGCACATACACATTGATTCACTGCTTTTAACAAAGATGAGGTTTAAACATGTTTCATTCATCGGTTCTTCCTTCCCGCATATTGATATGACAGATGTCGTATTTGAGAACTGTGACTTTTCAAATGTCACCTTTTCAGAAGGAATCATTCACAGGGTGACATTTGATGGGTGTAAACTGATCGGAGCTGATTTTTCTGAAGCCACTTTGGGGAATGTACGCTTCGTTGGATGTCTGTCAAACATGAGTGATTTTGCAGACGCCCGGTTGAAACAGGTATTATTCAGCGATACATCATTACAGAATGCCAATTTCTCCGGGGTGAAATTGGTGAAGGTCGGGTATGATCAGTGCGATATCCATGACGTTGATTTTACCAGTACAAGTTTAAAGGGGATTGATGTCAGTACGTGTACGTTTTCCCGGATAAATGTATCCCTTGAACATTTACCTGGATGCAGGGTCTCACCTGAGCAGGCGATCGGATTTGCGAAGTTATTAGGTTTGGAAGTGTCAGATTAA
- a CDS encoding ABC transporter ATP-binding protein, whose translation MIEVCNVRKRYDAIQALGGVELTVQKGSCFGLVGPNGAGKSTLMKILSGILQDFEGDILVNGQSVTGNRKKVKKMIGYIPQDICLEETLSAKDNLLYFGRLYGLKGKLLDQRAGEVLAQIGLKDRGKDKVNTFSGGMKRRLNIGCALLHDPSIVIMDEPTVGIDPQSRNSIFSIINQLKAKGSTIIYSSHYMEEVEHLCDSIGLIDKGTLVEWGTMNDLLQKYNEPSLFISGEGIDENLLSKHGHVEAKGSGFIVDSEEPLQTLQVLIEELRALKIDPKRLELYHPRLEEVFFNLTGTQLRDS comes from the coding sequence ATGATTGAAGTGTGTAATGTTAGAAAGCGGTATGATGCGATCCAGGCTCTCGGGGGAGTTGAACTGACTGTCCAAAAAGGCAGCTGCTTCGGCCTCGTTGGACCAAATGGGGCAGGAAAGTCGACGTTGATGAAAATCTTATCAGGCATCCTGCAGGATTTTGAAGGAGATATTCTGGTAAACGGGCAGTCGGTGACCGGGAATCGTAAGAAAGTGAAGAAGATGATTGGCTACATACCGCAGGATATTTGTCTGGAAGAAACACTCTCTGCCAAAGATAATCTTCTATACTTTGGGAGGTTGTACGGATTGAAAGGGAAGCTGCTCGATCAACGTGCAGGTGAAGTGTTGGCGCAGATTGGCTTGAAAGACCGGGGCAAGGATAAGGTCAACACTTTTTCCGGTGGGATGAAGAGGAGGTTGAATATTGGGTGCGCGCTGCTTCATGATCCCTCAATCGTCATCATGGATGAACCTACAGTCGGTATTGACCCCCAATCAAGGAATTCAATTTTCTCCATTATCAATCAATTGAAAGCAAAGGGCAGCACGATTATATATTCCAGTCATTATATGGAAGAAGTCGAGCATCTCTGTGACAGCATCGGGCTCATCGATAAAGGGACGCTTGTTGAATGGGGGACGATGAATGACCTGCTTCAAAAATATAATGAGCCTTCTCTATTTATATCAGGTGAGGGGATCGACGAAAACTTGCTTTCCAAGCATGGCCACGTTGAAGCGAAGGGCAGTGGATTTATCGTGGACAGTGAGGAACCATTACAGACACTTCAGGTTCTGATTGAAGAGTTGCGTGCTTTAAAGATTGATCCTAAACGATTGGAATTATACCATCCAAGGCTGGAAGAAGTATTCTTCAACCTGACAGGAACCCAATTAAGAGATTCATAG
- a CDS encoding ABC transporter permease: MWAIAKTELKKNLQDKGLWFWTFILPIVFIIAFVSIYSGDETTSHKDVVTQIIPGYTIMFTFYIMISMVIGFVKDRDRGMVARIASTPLPLADYFIGKWIPFLLIVLIQITVLFGFGVIVYDLPLGDPLSLMILSLSLAFIVTGWGMALSVLVKTENMGIAMTQIIALGGAMLGGLWIPVEYMPDLIQSISKLLPQYWAIEGYKEILLRNGTTADIGWNILILLGAGIGGALIAYAGYPRFLRFSKS, encoded by the coding sequence ATGTGGGCCATTGCAAAGACGGAATTGAAAAAGAATTTGCAAGACAAAGGGTTATGGTTTTGGACGTTCATCTTACCCATCGTATTCATTATTGCATTCGTATCGATTTATTCCGGTGATGAAACGACAAGCCACAAGGATGTTGTCACACAGATCATCCCCGGATACACGATTATGTTCACTTTTTATATTATGATTTCCATGGTGATCGGTTTTGTGAAGGATCGGGATCGGGGGATGGTTGCCCGTATCGCCAGCACCCCCCTGCCGCTTGCTGATTATTTCATAGGGAAATGGATACCGTTCTTATTGATTGTGCTGATCCAGATTACAGTGTTGTTCGGATTCGGGGTAATTGTCTACGATCTTCCTTTAGGAGACCCGCTCTCATTGATGATACTGTCACTATCCCTGGCATTTATCGTAACCGGCTGGGGGATGGCGCTGTCTGTTCTTGTGAAAACCGAGAATATGGGCATCGCCATGACACAGATCATCGCTCTCGGCGGAGCCATGCTCGGAGGGTTGTGGATTCCTGTAGAATATATGCCGGACCTCATTCAATCCATCAGCAAACTTCTCCCTCAATACTGGGCGATAGAAGGCTATAAAGAAATCCTTTTAAGAAACGGGACGACCGCCGACATCGGATGGAATATCCTCATTCTACTGGGTGCCGGTATCGGTGGGGCATTGATAGCATATGCGGGGTATCCCCGTTTTCTCCGATTTTCAAAAAGTTGA
- a CDS encoding sigma-70 family RNA polymerase sigma factor: MDNFEELKSQYDLMIHKLIHTLHIYKNKSEYYQTGLIALWEARENFDSEKGAFPSYAYSFIRGRILSQLSTENRNEERIMFKEASFFEVIEDESGNDQLAYDLVLSYCADLTANQKKWVLYTCVHMLTISEIAEAENVSVSAVKKWRKGARDRIKETLIIEEES, translated from the coding sequence ATGGATAATTTCGAAGAACTGAAATCCCAGTACGACTTGATGATCCATAAATTGATCCACACCCTGCATATCTACAAAAACAAGAGTGAATATTACCAGACTGGTCTCATTGCTTTATGGGAGGCCAGGGAAAACTTTGATTCAGAAAAAGGTGCGTTTCCTTCGTATGCCTATTCCTTCATCAGGGGACGGATTCTGTCTCAGTTGTCAACTGAGAATCGTAATGAAGAACGAATCATGTTTAAAGAAGCGTCATTTTTCGAGGTGATAGAGGATGAAAGTGGAAATGATCAGCTTGCATATGATCTGGTCTTATCCTACTGCGCTGACCTGACAGCCAATCAAAAGAAGTGGGTGCTGTATACATGTGTGCATATGCTGACAATCTCTGAGATTGCAGAGGCTGAGAATGTATCGGTTTCAGCTGTGAAGAAATGGAGGAAAGGAGCGAGGGACCGGATAAAAGAGACGTTGATCATAGAAGAGGAATCATGA